One genomic segment of Rhizobium sp. 11515TR includes these proteins:
- a CDS encoding response regulator, translating into MDHVDHILIVDDDREIRELVSSYLKKNGLRATTAADGRQMRSFLEANSVDLIVLDVMMPGDDGLVLCRELRAGKHKATPILMLTARSDEMDRILGLEMGADDYLAKPFAARELLARIKAVLRRTRMLPPNLQISEAGQLLVFGDWRLDTVGRHLLDKDGTEITLSGAEYRLLRVFIDHPQRVLNRDQLLNLTQGRDADLFDRSIDLLVSRLRQRLGDDAREPMYIKTVRSEGYVFSVPVEIAELRP; encoded by the coding sequence ATGGATCATGTCGACCATATCCTGATCGTGGATGACGATCGGGAAATCCGCGAACTGGTGTCGAGCTATCTGAAGAAGAACGGCTTGCGGGCGACGACGGCCGCCGATGGCCGGCAGATGCGCAGCTTTCTCGAGGCCAACTCGGTCGATCTGATCGTACTCGACGTGATGATGCCGGGCGATGACGGCCTCGTGCTCTGTCGCGAGCTTCGCGCCGGAAAGCACAAGGCGACGCCTATTCTCATGCTGACGGCGCGCAGCGACGAAATGGACCGCATTCTCGGCCTGGAGATGGGCGCGGACGATTATCTGGCAAAGCCGTTTGCCGCCCGCGAGCTGCTTGCCCGCATCAAGGCGGTTCTTCGGCGCACCCGCATGCTGCCGCCTAACTTGCAGATCAGCGAAGCCGGTCAATTGCTGGTCTTTGGCGATTGGCGGCTCGATACGGTCGGCCGTCATCTGCTCGACAAGGATGGAACGGAAATCACGCTCAGCGGTGCCGAATACCGCCTGCTGCGCGTCTTCATCGACCACCCGCAGCGGGTGCTTAATCGCGACCAGCTCCTGAACCTCACCCAGGGCCGCGACGCCGATCTCTTCGATCGCTCCATCGACCTGCTCGTCAGCCGGCTCCGCCAGCGTCTGGGCGATGACGCGCGCGAGCCGATGTATATCAAGACGGTTCGCAGCGAAGGCTATGTCTTCTCCGTGCCGGTGGAAATTGCGGAGCTTCGCCCATGA
- a CDS encoding alpha/beta fold hydrolase, producing MSEEINHTRRRFFGMAAIAVAAAEFGLPAIAGAQETKASASTLPAVKAGTHTSFGALKQINAGVLNVGYAEAGPANGPVVLLLHGWPYDIYSFVDVAPLLAGAGYRVIIPYLRGYGTTRFLSKDTPRNGQQAALAVDMIALLDALKIEKVVVAGYDWGGRTADIMAALWPERCKALVSVSGYLIGSQEVNRKPLPPKAELAWWYQFYFATERGRLGYQENRHDFAKLIWQTASPQWAFDDATFDRSAAAFDNPDHVDIVIHNYRWRLGLVEGEAKFDAYEKKLAAGPVISIPTITMEGDANGAPHPEPSAYRGKFSGKYEHRTITGGIGHNLPQEAPQAFAQAVIDVDRF from the coding sequence ATGTCCGAGGAAATCAACCACACCCGCCGCCGCTTCTTTGGCATGGCCGCCATCGCCGTTGCCGCCGCCGAATTCGGTCTGCCTGCCATCGCCGGCGCGCAAGAAACAAAGGCTTCCGCATCGACCCTGCCTGCCGTCAAGGCCGGCACTCACACCTCCTTCGGCGCGCTGAAGCAGATCAATGCTGGCGTGCTCAATGTCGGTTATGCGGAAGCCGGCCCGGCCAACGGCCCGGTCGTGCTGCTGCTGCATGGCTGGCCCTATGACATCTACAGCTTCGTCGATGTAGCACCGCTTTTGGCAGGTGCCGGCTATCGCGTCATCATTCCCTATCTTCGCGGCTACGGAACCACTCGCTTCCTTTCGAAAGACACACCGCGCAATGGTCAGCAGGCAGCGCTCGCCGTCGACATGATCGCACTTCTCGACGCGCTGAAGATCGAAAAGGTCGTCGTTGCCGGTTACGACTGGGGTGGCCGCACCGCCGATATCATGGCGGCTCTCTGGCCGGAACGCTGCAAGGCGCTGGTTTCGGTCAGCGGCTATCTCATCGGCAGCCAGGAGGTCAACCGCAAGCCGCTGCCGCCAAAGGCAGAGCTTGCCTGGTGGTATCAGTTCTATTTCGCCACCGAGCGCGGCCGCCTCGGCTACCAGGAAAATCGGCACGATTTCGCAAAGCTGATTTGGCAAACCGCCTCGCCGCAATGGGCTTTCGATGACGCTACTTTCGATCGTTCGGCCGCCGCTTTCGACAACCCCGACCATGTGGATATCGTCATCCACAATTACCGCTGGCGGCTTGGTCTCGTCGAAGGCGAGGCGAAGTTCGATGCCTATGAAAAGAAGCTCGCCGCCGGCCCGGTGATTTCGATCCCGACCATCACCATGGAAGGTGACGCCAACGGCGCTCCCCATCCGGAACCTTCGGCCTATCGCGGCAAGTTCTCCGGCAAATACGAGCATCGTACCATCACCGGCGGCATTGGGCACAATCTGCCCCAGGAAGCCCCGCAAGCCTTCGCCCAGGCTGTGATAGATGTTGATCGTTTCTAG
- a CDS encoding cytochrome c biogenesis protein DipZ, whose amino-acid sequence MTLLIIAYLGGALTILSPCILPILPFVFARAGQPFVRSTLPMLAGMALTFAMVATLAAVGGAWAIRANEYGRLAAIVLLGLFGLSLISPRIATALSRPAVDLGNNLLNAAGANRATASVKSSFMLGIATGLLWAPCAGPILGLVLTGAALKGANLQTTFLLLAYGAGAATSLAVALFAGGKIFARMKQSLGVSERIRQFAGAAVLAGVAAIALGLDTGLLARLSYASTGSFEQALLEKLHPKTSAPETEVASNNAIKVATDAVRPFHSDLPVEGPAPSLDGAVTWLNSQPLTLAELRGKVVLIDFWTYSCINCIRTIPYVRAWAEKYKDQGLVVIGVHAPEFAFEKNVDNVKKAIADFKIGYPVAIDNDYRIWRAFENNYWPAHYLIDAKGQIRYQHFGEGNYRQTEQAIQNLLREAGSDMAQSGPVVPNARGAEASPDLGHIRSGETYVGYSQATGFVSPEGLKADTAADYSIANPGLNQWGLTGTWTVGSEQASLNKADGGISYRFSARDLHLVLGPSADGKPIRFQVTVDGKPPGADHGSDIDADGNGTVTATRLYQLVRQSGDVTARNFEIRFLDPGVQAYAFTFG is encoded by the coding sequence ATGACGCTTCTCATCATAGCCTATCTCGGCGGTGCGCTGACGATCCTCAGTCCGTGCATTCTACCCATCCTCCCCTTTGTCTTTGCCCGTGCCGGGCAGCCCTTCGTCCGAAGTACGCTGCCCATGCTTGCAGGCATGGCGCTCACCTTCGCCATGGTCGCAACGCTTGCCGCAGTCGGCGGTGCGTGGGCGATCCGCGCCAATGAATATGGACGCCTTGCAGCAATCGTCCTGCTCGGCCTCTTCGGACTGAGCCTGATTTCACCGCGCATAGCGACCGCGCTTTCGCGGCCAGCCGTCGATCTCGGCAACAATCTCCTCAACGCTGCCGGCGCCAATCGCGCAACAGCGAGCGTCAAAAGCTCCTTCATGCTCGGCATTGCGACCGGCCTCCTCTGGGCGCCCTGCGCAGGTCCGATCCTTGGGCTGGTTCTGACAGGTGCTGCATTGAAAGGCGCCAATCTGCAGACGACGTTCCTGCTGCTTGCCTATGGCGCCGGCGCTGCCACCTCGCTTGCCGTTGCACTCTTTGCCGGCGGCAAGATCTTTGCCCGCATGAAACAGTCCCTTGGCGTCAGCGAACGCATCCGGCAGTTTGCCGGTGCTGCAGTTCTCGCCGGCGTTGCTGCGATCGCCCTTGGCCTCGATACCGGATTGCTGGCTCGCCTCTCCTATGCAAGCACCGGCTCTTTCGAGCAGGCCTTGCTGGAAAAGTTGCACCCCAAGACCTCAGCCCCGGAAACCGAAGTTGCCAGCAACAACGCCATCAAGGTTGCGACAGACGCGGTGCGCCCGTTCCATAGCGACCTGCCTGTCGAAGGCCCCGCCCCGTCACTCGATGGTGCAGTCACCTGGCTGAACTCGCAGCCGCTGACGTTGGCCGAGCTTCGCGGCAAGGTCGTCCTCATCGACTTCTGGACCTATTCCTGCATCAACTGCATCCGCACAATCCCCTATGTTCGTGCCTGGGCGGAAAAGTATAAGGATCAGGGCCTCGTCGTCATCGGCGTCCATGCCCCGGAATTCGCCTTCGAGAAGAATGTCGACAACGTCAAGAAGGCGATCGCCGACTTCAAGATCGGCTACCCCGTTGCAATCGACAACGACTATCGCATCTGGCGCGCCTTCGAGAACAATTACTGGCCTGCCCATTACCTGATCGATGCCAAGGGGCAAATCCGCTACCAGCACTTCGGCGAAGGCAATTATCGCCAGACGGAACAAGCGATCCAGAATCTGCTTCGCGAAGCCGGCAGCGACATGGCCCAAAGCGGCCCGGTCGTCCCCAATGCTAGGGGTGCGGAAGCAAGCCCCGACCTTGGCCACATCCGCTCCGGCGAAACCTATGTCGGCTACAGCCAGGCTACAGGTTTCGTCTCCCCCGAAGGGCTGAAGGCGGATACCGCCGCCGATTATTCGATTGCCAATCCCGGCCTCAACCAATGGGGACTAACCGGCACCTGGACAGTCGGGTCTGAGCAGGCATCACTCAACAAGGCAGATGGCGGCATCAGCTATCGCTTCAGTGCGCGCGACCTGCACCTCGTCCTTGGCCCCTCAGCGGACGGCAAGCCGATCCGCTTTCAGGTAACCGTAGATGGAAAGCCGCCCGGCGCCGACCACGGTTCCGATATCGATGCCGACGGCAACGGGACCGTGACCGCCACCCGGCTCTACCAGCTCGTCCGCCAGTCCGGTGACGTCACTGCGCGCAACTTCGAGATCCGTTTCCTCGATCCCGGGGTGCAGGCCTACGCCTTCACCTTCGGCTGA
- a CDS encoding alpha/beta fold hydrolase, protein MKTRFLAIAALSLAASTMALTAQAADIKNIVIVHGALADGSGWRKTADILEKDGFNVTVVQEPITSLADDVAATNRVLDLQNGPSLLVGHSYGGMVITEAGNRPDVAGLVYIAAFQPDKGESLISLASSKPAGSMNIRETKDGQYLYLDPATFAADFAADLPKDEASFLAKSQVFASKAAFTAKVGDPAWKAKKSWAVVATNDRSINPELERDMAKRAGSDVTEIKASHAVFASQPEKVAAVIEKAAKDAGK, encoded by the coding sequence ATGAAGACCCGCTTTCTCGCCATCGCCGCCCTTAGCCTTGCCGCAAGCACCATGGCACTCACAGCCCAGGCAGCCGACATCAAGAATATCGTCATCGTCCACGGTGCGCTGGCCGATGGCTCCGGATGGCGCAAGACCGCCGACATCCTTGAAAAGGACGGCTTCAACGTCACCGTCGTGCAGGAACCGATCACTTCGCTCGCCGACGATGTCGCCGCCACCAATCGCGTGCTCGACCTACAGAACGGCCCGAGCCTGCTCGTTGGCCACAGCTATGGCGGCATGGTCATCACGGAAGCGGGCAATCGTCCTGACGTTGCCGGCCTCGTCTATATCGCGGCGTTCCAGCCGGATAAGGGCGAAAGCCTGATCAGCCTTGCAAGCTCGAAGCCTGCAGGCAGCATGAACATCCGCGAAACCAAGGACGGCCAGTATCTCTATCTCGATCCGGCCACTTTCGCCGCCGACTTTGCCGCCGACCTGCCGAAGGATGAAGCCAGCTTCCTGGCGAAATCGCAGGTCTTCGCGTCGAAGGCGGCTTTCACCGCCAAGGTCGGCGACCCCGCCTGGAAGGCGAAGAAGAGCTGGGCGGTCGTCGCGACCAACGACCGCTCCATCAATCCCGAGCTGGAGCGCGACATGGCAAAGCGCGCCGGCAGCGACGTGACAGAAATCAAGGCGAGCCATGCCGTCTTCGCCTCACAGCCGGAAAAGGTCGCCGCCGTCATCGAAAAGGCAGCCAAGGACGCCGGCAAGTAA
- a CDS encoding O-methyltransferase, giving the protein MDQKIEAVLEAYHELIREEQSKPREMPPGGRDGGQDRRLRAVGPETGRFINILAKSLKAPTILELGTSFGYSGIWLAEAARASGGKLISMELHAYKTEFAREMAEKAGLSAHIDFQIGDAVEMIKALSSGVDFVLVDLWKDLYIPCLEAFYPKLNAGAIIVADNMFMPGNEDVKRYGEAVRARPGITSVLLPVGSGIEVSRYDPV; this is encoded by the coding sequence ATGGATCAGAAGATCGAAGCCGTTCTCGAAGCCTATCACGAGCTAATTCGTGAAGAGCAGAGCAAGCCGAGGGAAATGCCGCCGGGCGGGCGTGACGGTGGTCAGGATCGTCGGTTGAGGGCAGTCGGACCGGAGACGGGTCGCTTCATCAACATTCTGGCGAAGAGCTTGAAGGCGCCCACCATTCTGGAGCTTGGCACATCCTTCGGCTATTCCGGCATCTGGCTTGCCGAGGCCGCGCGCGCCAGCGGCGGTAAGCTTATTTCCATGGAGCTGCACGCCTACAAGACCGAATTTGCCAGGGAGATGGCCGAAAAAGCAGGGTTATCGGCGCATATCGATTTCCAGATCGGCGATGCCGTCGAGATGATCAAGGCACTTTCTTCCGGCGTCGATTTCGTCCTCGTCGACCTGTGGAAGGATCTCTACATCCCATGCCTGGAGGCCTTCTATCCGAAGCTCAATGCCGGCGCGATCATCGTGGCCGACAATATGTTCATGCCCGGCAATGAGGATGTGAAACGCTACGGCGAAGCCGTTCGCGCCAGGCCGGGCATTACCTCCGTTCTGTTGCCCGTCGGCTCTGGGATCGAAGTCAGCCGCTACGATCCTGTATAA
- a CDS encoding LysR family transcriptional regulator: MKASLAELEAIAAVARHGGFRAAARELGMSSSALSHAVAALEERLSVRIFNRTTRSVTLSDAGERFVAEVAPALVAIDRAIENAGLSSGTISGTLRLNMAPGAAHMLLTPLILEYGRRYPDVEIEIVTDNALVDVIGKGFDAGIRIAEAVPTDMVAIPIIPTLRSLVVGSPAYFSNRPYPLVPGDLLRHRCIRARMASGKLYRWEFELHGQSILVDAPGSLTLDASDLMLSAALEGAGLAYISEASVAGHIAAGNLIAVLEDWSPPYPGLSLYFAQRRQMPARLRALIDLIREHNASR; the protein is encoded by the coding sequence ATGAAGGCCAGTCTAGCGGAGCTTGAGGCGATCGCGGCCGTTGCGCGCCACGGCGGCTTTCGCGCGGCTGCGCGCGAACTCGGCATGTCCTCCTCCGCGCTCAGCCATGCGGTTGCCGCGCTGGAGGAACGCCTGTCCGTGCGGATCTTCAACAGGACGACGCGCAGTGTCACGCTATCGGATGCCGGCGAGCGCTTCGTGGCGGAAGTGGCGCCGGCGCTCGTGGCAATCGACAGGGCGATCGAAAATGCGGGCCTGTCTTCCGGTACGATATCAGGCACGCTTCGTCTCAATATGGCGCCCGGCGCAGCGCACATGCTTCTGACACCGCTTATTCTCGAATATGGCCGGCGCTATCCCGATGTCGAAATCGAGATCGTCACCGATAATGCCTTGGTCGATGTCATTGGCAAGGGCTTTGATGCCGGCATTCGGATTGCCGAGGCAGTTCCGACAGATATGGTCGCAATCCCGATTATTCCGACGCTGCGTTCGCTCGTCGTCGGCTCACCCGCCTATTTCAGCAACAGGCCATACCCGCTTGTTCCGGGCGATCTCCTGCGACATCGCTGCATCCGTGCCCGCATGGCGAGCGGCAAGCTTTATCGCTGGGAGTTCGAGCTGCACGGCCAGTCCATCCTTGTCGATGCGCCGGGAAGCCTCACCCTCGATGCTTCCGACCTGATGTTAAGCGCTGCGCTCGAGGGGGCGGGGCTGGCCTATATCAGCGAAGCCTCCGTTGCCGGGCACATAGCGGCGGGCAATCTGATCGCGGTGCTGGAGGATTGGAGCCCACCCTATCCGGGGCTCAGCCTGTATTTTGCCCAGCGCCGCCAGATGCCGGCCCGATTGCGGGCCTTGATTGATCTGATCCGCGAGCACAATGCGTCCCGCTGA
- a CDS encoding aldehyde dehydrogenase family protein: MRTIDTIYINGSFVRPHGKEEAPLFNPAAEEQIGTVCLGDEQDVDNAVSAAKSAFAIQSQSSKAERVAMLHSLHDAVAARASDLTDAMREEYGAPASFIGFSVPHAATAFLNMAKTLETYEFRRRIGHAEIEMRPAGVAAAITPWNSNYGFICNKLATAIAAGATMVIKPSEMSAIQTQLLTECLHAAGLPNGIFNIVNGYGHVVGAALSSHHDIAKISFTGSTMTGRAILQAASATFKRVTLELGGKSPNIILDDADLDLVIPQVLAAGFANSGQACIAGTRILAPEGRLAEIHDRLAQAVATLKVGDASDPTVRIGPMVSRKQWDRVQSYIRLGQEEGAWLLAGGEGRPEGVDRGWFVRPTIFSGVNNDMRIAREEIFGPVLCVIPYRDETHALEIANDTVYGLQAYIFSADVDRAKRMADRIEAGRVVINGAPHEPAAPFGGFKQSGIGREFGAFGLESFLEPRAVLS; encoded by the coding sequence ATGCGCACGATAGATACGATTTACATCAATGGCAGCTTCGTTCGGCCCCATGGCAAAGAGGAAGCACCTCTTTTCAACCCCGCCGCGGAAGAGCAGATCGGCACCGTATGCCTTGGCGACGAGCAGGATGTCGACAACGCTGTCAGCGCCGCCAAGTCAGCATTTGCGATCCAGTCGCAAAGCTCGAAGGCCGAGCGCGTCGCCATGCTGCACAGCCTGCACGATGCGGTTGCAGCCAGAGCCTCGGACCTCACCGACGCCATGCGCGAAGAATATGGTGCGCCGGCATCCTTCATCGGTTTTTCGGTGCCACATGCCGCCACCGCATTCCTCAACATGGCCAAGACACTCGAAACCTATGAATTTCGCCGCCGCATCGGCCATGCGGAGATAGAGATGCGCCCGGCTGGCGTCGCAGCCGCAATCACGCCCTGGAACAGCAATTACGGCTTCATCTGCAACAAGCTTGCCACAGCCATCGCGGCAGGCGCGACCATGGTCATCAAGCCCTCCGAGATGAGCGCGATCCAGACGCAGCTCCTCACCGAGTGCCTGCATGCGGCCGGCTTGCCGAATGGGATTTTCAATATCGTCAACGGCTACGGCCATGTGGTGGGCGCCGCTCTCAGCAGCCACCATGACATCGCAAAGATCAGCTTCACCGGCTCGACGATGACGGGACGGGCGATCCTTCAGGCGGCATCGGCGACCTTTAAGCGCGTGACGCTTGAGCTTGGCGGCAAGAGCCCGAACATCATTCTCGACGATGCCGATCTCGATCTTGTCATCCCGCAGGTATTGGCGGCCGGATTTGCCAATAGCGGCCAGGCCTGCATCGCCGGCACACGCATTCTCGCGCCCGAAGGCCGGCTGGCGGAAATCCACGATCGTCTGGCTCAAGCGGTTGCGACACTCAAGGTGGGCGATGCAAGCGACCCCACCGTCAGGATCGGCCCCATGGTCAGCCGGAAACAATGGGATCGCGTGCAATCCTATATTCGTCTCGGCCAAGAAGAAGGCGCATGGCTGCTCGCGGGTGGTGAAGGGCGGCCGGAAGGGGTCGATCGCGGCTGGTTCGTTCGTCCAACAATCTTCTCCGGCGTCAATAACGACATGAGGATCGCCCGCGAAGAGATTTTCGGACCGGTGCTCTGCGTCATCCCTTATCGCGATGAGACGCATGCGCTCGAGATCGCCAACGACACCGTCTATGGCTTGCAGGCCTACATCTTCTCCGCTGATGTCGACAGGGCAAAGCGGATGGCGGACCGCATCGAAGCGGGCCGCGTCGTCATCAATGGCGCGCCGCATGAACCGGCTGCACCCTTCGGCGGCTTCAAACAATCGGGCATAGGCCGGGAATTCGGCGCCTTCGGCCTGGAATCATTTCTCGAACCGCGCGCGGTGCTCAGCTGA
- a CDS encoding cytochrome b, which produces MSARSTYSAPQRILHWLMAILIFFNLLFPDGMNAWRRLVRHGQVPTPADVASANVHAYAGIAILLLAIVRLCLRLVSDVPALPDNQPAFLHYIANITHFLLYALIFAMPLSGMAAYYFGIDTAAFVHGGPIKTLLWIAVVLHIFGAFAQHFYFKSDVLRRMTIG; this is translated from the coding sequence ATGTCTGCCAGATCGACCTACTCTGCTCCGCAACGCATTCTTCATTGGCTCATGGCCATCCTCATCTTTTTCAATCTCCTGTTTCCCGATGGCATGAACGCGTGGCGTCGTCTTGTGCGGCATGGCCAGGTGCCAACACCGGCCGATGTCGCCAGCGCCAATGTCCATGCCTATGCCGGTATCGCGATCCTGCTGCTTGCCATCGTGCGCCTTTGCCTGAGATTGGTGTCCGATGTCCCAGCATTGCCCGACAATCAGCCCGCATTTCTGCATTACATCGCAAACATCACGCATTTCCTGCTCTATGCACTGATCTTCGCAATGCCCCTGTCGGGAATGGCAGCCTACTATTTCGGTATCGATACAGCCGCCTTCGTCCATGGCGGCCCGATCAAGACACTGCTTTGGATCGCCGTCGTACTGCACATATTTGGCGCGTTTGCTCAGCACTTCTATTTCAAATCGGATGTTCTGCGACGCATGACGATCGGCTAA
- the solA gene encoding N-methyl-L-tryptophan oxidase translates to MSAQYDIAVIGLGAMGSAALSFAAARGAKAIGIEAHFPAHSLSSSHGDSRLIRLGYFEDPSYVPLLKRAYHNWRLLEERLRAEILTVTGVLQIGTPDSKIVSGTRASCDMHGLPHEILDRDAMKRRFPAFELEEGEIGLLDPQGGFVRPEAAIMGYLKLAAEDGAVLHFGERVVAIEPGDTGVIVISSTGRYRARKVIVATGAWIGELVPQLKAHAQPIRQVVAWYQPRDGFVAEPQRMPCFLRDEGAEGSYFGFPAIGIDGVKIGRHAHFREPIDPTMPNPPVNDADTDLLDSFARKRLPNAASYRVRATTCRYTMLPSEDFLIDKAPGQPNVVVSSACSGHGFKFTSVVGEILADLALQGGSALPTALFSFEKHFGGQPA, encoded by the coding sequence ATGTCCGCGCAATACGACATTGCCGTCATTGGTCTCGGCGCAATGGGAAGTGCAGCCTTGTCTTTCGCCGCGGCGCGCGGTGCAAAGGCGATTGGGATCGAGGCGCATTTCCCCGCTCATTCTCTTAGCTCCTCGCATGGCGACAGCCGCCTGATCCGCCTTGGCTATTTCGAAGATCCGTCCTATGTGCCCCTGCTGAAGCGCGCCTATCATAACTGGCGCTTGCTGGAAGAAAGGCTGCGGGCCGAGATCCTGACAGTGACAGGTGTCCTGCAGATCGGCACACCCGATAGCAAGATCGTCAGCGGCACACGCGCCTCCTGCGACATGCATGGATTGCCGCATGAGATACTCGATCGCGACGCGATGAAGCGGCGCTTTCCCGCGTTTGAGCTGGAGGAAGGCGAGATCGGCCTGCTCGACCCGCAGGGTGGCTTTGTGCGCCCGGAAGCGGCGATCATGGGCTATCTGAAGCTTGCCGCAGAAGATGGTGCGGTCCTGCATTTTGGCGAACGCGTCGTCGCGATCGAGCCCGGCGATACGGGCGTGATAGTCATTTCCTCGACGGGACGATATCGCGCCCGCAAGGTGATCGTCGCAACCGGTGCATGGATTGGCGAACTCGTCCCGCAGCTGAAGGCACACGCACAGCCGATCCGCCAGGTGGTGGCCTGGTATCAGCCGAGGGACGGTTTTGTTGCTGAGCCGCAGCGCATGCCCTGCTTCCTGCGGGATGAAGGCGCCGAAGGCTCCTATTTCGGCTTTCCGGCCATTGGCATCGATGGCGTGAAAATCGGTCGCCATGCCCATTTCCGCGAGCCGATCGATCCGACCATGCCCAATCCGCCGGTCAATGACGCCGACACCGATCTGCTCGACAGCTTCGCCCGCAAACGCTTGCCGAATGCCGCGTCATATCGCGTGCGGGCGACGACCTGCCGCTATACAATGCTGCCGAGCGAAGATTTTCTCATCGATAAAGCGCCTGGACAGCCGAATGTGGTGGTCTCGTCAGCCTGTTCCGGCCACGGCTTCAAGTTTACGAGCGTGGTCGGCGAGATTCTCGCCGATCTGGCGCTCCAAGGCGGCAGTGCGCTGCCGACTGCTCTGTTCTCCTTCGAAAAGCACTTTGGCGGCCAACCCGCTTAG
- a CDS encoding HAL/PAL/TAL family ammonia-lyase, whose translation MTVIVDKLLSWRDVARVGGGESLSLSDAAWERIAKASRIVERIVETGVRAYGVNTGVGALSDTVVDRNSQSRLSRNIILSHACGVGPLLPGREVRSIIAAQIVNFAHGHSGVRPEIVRHLAAFLEHDCIPEVPSKGSAGYLTHNAHTALVLIGEGRAVVKGKPMSGAEALAAIGLPPLVLGAKEGLSLVNGTACATGLSALAVSRAERLLDWADAIAALTLEAVGCQMGAFDEKVLALRPSAGIAKVGRRLRSRLNGSGLVAAALGRRTQDALSLRSVPHAHGAAWDVFEQTACIVDQELASVTDNPAVSGTPEEPIVSSEAHAVAPALGQAADSLAIAIAQIAAMSERRTDRFVNPLVSGLPPFLASDAGSHSGFMIAQYTAAALSNDNRRLAAPASLDGGLTSGLQEDFLAHPTAAANKLLAILDNAEYILAIELMAAAQAHDFLVSKGKRAPGTDRLYAAVRSQVPFYGDDRPLNADIESLREMIALVAPPAEDETGA comes from the coding sequence AAGGCAAGCCGCATCGTCGAGCGCATCGTCGAAACGGGCGTGCGCGCCTATGGCGTCAATACCGGTGTCGGCGCCTTATCCGATACGGTGGTCGATCGCAATTCCCAGAGCCGGCTGTCGCGCAACATCATCTTGAGCCACGCCTGCGGCGTCGGCCCTTTGCTGCCGGGCCGCGAGGTGCGTTCGATCATTGCGGCGCAGATCGTCAATTTCGCCCATGGCCACTCTGGCGTGAGGCCCGAGATCGTCAGGCATCTGGCTGCGTTTCTCGAGCATGACTGCATTCCGGAAGTCCCGTCCAAGGGCTCCGCCGGTTATCTCACGCATAACGCCCATACGGCTCTCGTTCTGATCGGCGAGGGCAGGGCTGTCGTGAAGGGCAAGCCGATGAGTGGTGCAGAGGCGCTCGCAGCGATCGGTCTGCCTCCCCTGGTACTCGGTGCCAAAGAGGGCTTGAGCCTCGTCAACGGCACGGCATGCGCCACGGGATTGTCGGCGCTTGCTGTCTCCCGTGCCGAACGCCTGCTCGATTGGGCCGATGCCATCGCCGCGCTGACTCTGGAAGCCGTAGGCTGCCAGATGGGGGCTTTCGACGAGAAAGTATTGGCGCTGCGCCCATCGGCTGGCATCGCCAAGGTCGGACGCAGGCTTCGCAGCCGCTTGAATGGCAGCGGTCTTGTCGCTGCCGCCCTTGGGCGGCGGACGCAGGATGCTCTGAGTTTGAGATCGGTGCCTCATGCCCATGGCGCAGCCTGGGATGTCTTCGAGCAGACCGCGTGCATCGTCGATCAGGAACTGGCGTCGGTTACCGATAATCCGGCCGTTTCGGGCACGCCAGAGGAGCCGATCGTCTCCTCCGAAGCCCATGCCGTTGCCCCTGCCCTCGGCCAGGCGGCCGATAGTCTGGCGATCGCGATTGCCCAAATTGCAGCGATGAGCGAGCGGCGGACGGATCGCTTCGTCAATCCGCTGGTCAGCGGCCTGCCGCCGTTCCTTGCCAGCGACGCCGGCAGCCATTCCGGCTTCATGATCGCGCAATATACCGCTGCGGCGCTGAGCAACGACAACCGGCGTCTCGCCGCTCCCGCATCGCTCGATGGCGGCCTGACCTCCGGTCTGCAGGAGGATTTTCTGGCCCATCCGACAGCGGCGGCCAACAAGCTGCTCGCCATACTCGACAATGCCGAATATATCTTGGCGATCGAGCTCATGGCGGCCGCGCAGGCACATGATTTCCTCGTTTCGAAGGGCAAAAGAGCGCCGGGGACTGACCGCCTCTATGCGGCCGTCCGTTCGCAGGTTCCTTTCTATGGAGACGATCGTCCGCTGAATGCCGACATAGAGAGCCTGCGCGAAATGATCGCTCTCGTTGCGCCGCCTGCGGAAGATGAAACTGGAGCATAA